One Spinacia oleracea cultivar Varoflay chromosome 4, BTI_SOV_V1, whole genome shotgun sequence DNA segment encodes these proteins:
- the LOC110777420 gene encoding protein FAR-RED IMPAIRED RESPONSE 1-like, whose amino-acid sequence MYHNLIRWAKGISDFKLENHDWLLQIYDKREMWIPAYFRDLFFCGIMRTTSRSESENNFYTKFTNPHLTLVEFYMRFESALDAQRHTQGENDNFSKHKHPECKTHSAIEKFAYEVYTTTVFYEFQDEVESALFSCGLDGFKKEFGLEVYTIGEGCRIRKFDVLFNVETLDTSCLCKSFERQGIPCRHMVWVWKAKHIHKIPEAYVLNRWNIMACKKPIFYLDGNELEQCVQAVDRKSLLIDLWCEIHSCVSLAQGNELTLSSLVDNLRSLRLDLESQSSIVDGSNGSVSSKAKDIELLIGASVPTEILIKPPKVSKNKGAGVHVQGSGSDKRWKSDKEKAVEQSRKKKRLCKGCKKMGYHDIRNCPEKEK is encoded by the coding sequence atgtatcataacctaataagGTGGGCTAAGGGTATTAGtgattttaagttggaaaaccATGACTGGTTGTTGCAGATTTATGATAAGCGTGAAATGTGGATTCCGGCTTATTTTAGGGATTTATTCTTTTGTGGTATTATGAGAACCACATCTAGGTCAGAGAGTGAGAATAACTTTTATACTAAGTTCACTAATCCACATCTTACCCTTGTTGAGTTTTACATGAGATTCGAAAGTGCATTAGATGCTCAACGCCATACTCAAGGTGAAAATGATAATTTTTCTAAACATAAACATCCTGAGTGCAAAACACATTCTGCCATAGAGAAATTTGCTTATGAAGTGTACACGACAACTGTTTTTTATGAGTTTCAAGACGAGGTGGAATCAGCTCTTTTCTCTTGTGGTCTTGATGGTTTTAAGAAAGAATTTGGATTGGAAGTTTATACTATTGGAGAAGGTTGTCGTATCCGCAAGTTTGATGTTCTTTTTAATGTTGAAACATTGGATACTAGTTGTTTATGCAAGTCATTTGAAAGGCAAGGGATTCCTTGTAGGCATATGGTTTGGGTTTGGAAGGCAAAACATATTCACAAAATCCCCGAGGCTTATGTGCTTAATCGATGGAATATAATGGCATGTAAGAAGCCGATTTTTTATTTAGACGGGAATGAGTTGGAGCAATGTGTTCAAGCTGTAGATAGGAAGAGTTTGTTGATTGATTTGTGGTGTGAAATTCACTCTTGTGTGAGTTTGGCTCAAGGGAATGAATTGACACTTAGTTCTCTTGTGGACAATCTTCGATCATTGAGGTTAGATTTGGAATCCCAAAGTAGTATTGTTGATGGATCGAATGGTAGTGTTTCTAGCAAAGCTAAAGATATTGAATTGCTTATTGGAGCTAGTGTGCCTACTGAAATTTTGATCAAACCGCCTAAAGTTTCAAAGAACAAAGGGGCCGGGGTTCATGTTCAAGGTAGTGGAAGTGATAAACGGTGGAAAAGTGATAAAGAAAAAGCTGTTGAACAAAGTCGGAAGAAGAAGAGGTTGTGTAAAGGATGTAAGAAGATGGGTTACCATGATATTCGTAATTGTCCTGAAAAAGAGAAGTAA
- the LOC110781334 gene encoding uncharacterized protein — MELAFGERLNLNLGTTNSIKAWLYFVTMEAQRRWGQKQCHYHSSDRSKETDHKTLRRLAQNREAARKSRLRKKVYTLRNAPYASEEIDVVREQWAKFFTRSRLIELV, encoded by the exons ATGGAGCTAGCATTTGGAGAGAGGCTGAACTTGAATCTTGGGACGACAAACTCAATAAAGGCCTGGTTGTATTTCGTGACGATGGAAGCTCAGAGACGGTGGGGGCAGAAGCAATGTCATTATCATTCGAGTGACAGATCGAAGGAGACTGATCATAAG acTCTACGAAGGCTTGCTCAGAACCGTGAGGCAGCAAGGAAAAGCCGGTTGAGGAAAAAA gtctatactctgaggaatgcgccttatgcgagtgaggaaattgatgtggttcgtgagcaatgggctaagttttttaccagatcgcgcttgatcgagttggtttag
- the LOC110779213 gene encoding 60S ribosomal protein L22-3, whose amino-acid sequence MSRGAAAGGAKGKKKGASFTIDCAKPVEDKIMDIASLEKFLQERIKVGGKAGALGDSVTVTREKNKITVNSDSNFSKRYLKYLTKKYLKKHNVRDWLRVIASNKERNVYELRYFNIAENEAEEED is encoded by the exons ATGAGTCGAGGAGCAGCAGCAGGAGGTGCCAAGGGCAAGAAGAAGGGCGCATCTTTCACCATCGATTGTGCGAAACCTGTTGAGGACAAAATTATGGATATTGCGTCACTTGAAAAGTTTCTTCAGGAGAGGATTAAGGTCGGCGGTAAGGCTGGTGCTCTTGGTGATTCTGTCACCGTTACTCGTGAGAAGAACAAGATCACCGTGAACTCTGACAGCAACTTCTCCAAGAG GTACTTGAAGTACTTGACAAAGAAATACTTGAAGAAGCACAATGTCAGGGATTGGCTTCGTGTCATTgcctccaacaaggagcgcaatGTCTATGAATTGAGGTACTTCAATATTGCTGAGAATGAGGCTGAGGAAGAAGATTAG